One Phaseolus vulgaris cultivar G19833 chromosome 4, P. vulgaris v2.0, whole genome shotgun sequence DNA window includes the following coding sequences:
- the LOC137836827 gene encoding cytochrome P450 82A4-like — protein sequence MNKMCILMEFVLDYLNGSAIGLLSLILLYMFLYNPFKFCKGKKKEAPTVAGAWPILGHLPLLSGSKTPHRTLGALADKYGPIFTIQLGSKKALIINNWEIAKECFTTIDMVVSSRPKILASELMGYNHAMFGFAPYGPYWRELRKITTLEILSPRPVEQLQHVRVSELQNWIKELYDVWCSQKSESGYALVELKQWFSHLAFNMVLRMVVGKRHFGGENLEDEKAQRYVRAVEEFMRLFGVFTVGDAVPWLRWFDFGGHEKAMKETAKELDSIIGEELEEHRKRKGLGEKVDEAQDFMDVMISLFDGTTIEGIDADTMIKSTLLAVIVGGIDTNNTILTWTISLILRNPLVLENVKDELDTHIGKEKCVNEYDISKLTYLQAIVKETLRLYPPTPLFGPREFTENCTLRGYNIKKGTRLIPNLWKIHTDSNVWEDPLEFKPERFLTTRKDIDVKGHHFELLPFGGGRRICPAVSFGLQMVHFTLARFLHSFEILSSSPDPIDMSETCGLTNTKATPLDILIKPRLSLSCYENNHSLS from the exons ATGAACAAAATGTGTATCTTAATGGAGTTCGTTTTGGATTACCTTAATGGCAGTGCCATTGGTCTTCTTTCTCTAATCCTCTTGTATATGTTTCTCTATAATCCCTTCAAATTTTGTAAGGGAAAGAAGAAAGAGGCTCCCACAGTTGCAGGAGCATGGCCAATACTTGGTCACCTTCCACTGTTGAGTGGTTCAAAGACACCCCATAGAACTTTGGGTGCTTTGGCTGACAAATATGGACCCATTTTCACCATCCAACTTGGTTCCAAAAAGGCTTTGATAATCAACAACTGGGAAATAGCAAAGGAATGCTTCACCACAATCGACATGGTTGTTTCTTCTCGCCCCAAGATTCTCGCCTCTGAACTCATGGGCTACAACCATGCCATGTTTGGCTTTGCACCCTATGGTCCCTATTGGCGCGAGCTTCGAAAGATTACAACGTTAGAAATCCTTTCCCCTCGTCCAGTGGAACAACTGCAGCATGTTCGTGTCTCAGAACTTCAAAACTGGATCAAAGAGTTGTATGATGTTTGGTGTAGCCAAAAGAGTGAGTCTGGCTATGCCTTGGTGGAGCTGAAGCAATGGTTTTCTCACCTCGCATTCAACATGGTTCTTCGAATGGTCGTTGGGAAGAGACACTTTGGTGGTGAAAACTTAGAAGATGAGAAAGCACAGAGATATGTGAGGGCTGTGGAGGAGTTCATGCGCCTGTTCGGAGTGTTCACAGTGGGAGATGCTGTTCCATGGTTGAGATGGTTTGATTTTGGAGGGCATGAGAAGGCAATGAAAGAAACTGCGAAAGAGTTGGATAGTATTATAGGTGAGGAGTTAGAGGAACATAGAAAAAGGAAGGGTTTGGGTGAGAAGGTTGATGAAGCTCAAGATTTCATGGATGTAATGATTTCATTGTTTGATGGAACAACTATTGAAGGGATCGATGCAGATACCATGATCAAATCCACCCTACTG GCAGTGATTGTAGGAGGAATTGACACAAACAATACAATTCTTACATGGACAATATCTTTGATTTTAAGGAATCCTTTGGTGTTGGAAAACGTAAAAGATGAACTAGACACTCATATTGGAAAAGAGAAATGCGTAAATGAGTATGATATAAGTAAGTTAACATATCTTCAAGCCATAGTCAAAGAAACTTTAAGATTGTATCCTCCTACTCCTCTTTTTGGACCTCGTGAATTCACAGAGAATTGCACTTTAAGAGGctataatataaaaaagggAACCCGACTAATCCCAAATCTTTGGAAGATTCACACAGATAGTAATGTTTGGGAAGACCCTTTGGAGTTCAAACCAGAAAGGTTTCTTACAACTCGTAAAGATATCGACGTCAAAGGTCATCATTTTGAACTATTACCATTTGGAGGTGGTAGAAGAATATGTCCAGCAGTATCCTTTGGCCTTCAAATGGTGCATTTCACTCTTGCTAGGTTTTTGCATTCCTTTGAAATTTTAAGTTCATCACCTGATCCTATTGACATGTCTGAAACATGTGGATTAACCAACACTAAAGCCACTCCACTCGATATTCTTATTAAACCACGTCTATCTCTTagttgttatgaaaacaaccaTTCCTTGTCTTAG